CCAATGGCAACAGAACTATTTCAATTTCCGTTTGTAAAGAGTGTTTTTATGGACAAGAATTATATTTCCATAACTAAATATGACGTTGCGGAATGGGAAGAAATCACGGTTCAGCTTAGAGAATTTATTAAGTCTTACGTCGAAGATGGGAAACCTGTTTTAAGCAAACCTATTGCAGCGCAAAAAGAAGTTGAAGAGAAAAAATCAGAGACTCAATTCGAAAAACTAGACGATACTTCCAAGAACATTGTTAATATTCTTGAAGAATATGTAAAACCGGCAGTAGCGAGTGATGGCGGTAATATTGAGTTTATTTCTTATGACGATACTTCAAAAAAAGTAGAGGTATTACTGCAGGGTGCATGCAGCGGTTGTCCATCATCTACATTTACATTAAAAAATGGTATTGAAAATATGCTTAAAGAAATGCTTAATGATCAAAATATTTCTGTGAGTGCAATAAATGGTTAAATATCATAAGTAGACTTAAATAGAGTTTATTAAATTTTTGAATTTAAATAAACACCAGGTTGGCACTATTTTTGTTATTTAATTGTTAAATCATAATGCGAAATTGTGTTTTGACTTAATAATGCTTTCATTTATTGAAAAATAAATACACTGAACATTTTAGATTAATCGTAAAACAGAAATATAAAATTTATCAACTATGAAAAAAACAATTTTAGCATCATTATGTCTAGGTTTATTTGGGATATTATCATATGGACAAGGTTCAACTAGTATCGATGTAGCAACAGAAAAACTTTATATGTCATCAGACGCCAGTAGACCAATAGATGCTGTAGGAAGTCCATATGTAGACAAAAATTTCTTACCAGTTAAAGTTAAAGGCTTTGATGGTCAAATTTTCACAGGAAGATATAATGCTTACAATGGTGAAATGGAAATTAATCTTGGTACAAAAATTATTGCATTAGATTCTTCAAAGGACTATGAAGTAATGTACACGCAAAATAACAAGATATACAGAACGTTCAATTACTCTACTCCAAACGGCATTAGTAAAAGAGGGTTTTTAAATGTTGTTCATGAAAATGGTGATAATCTTTTATTAAAGTCAGAGGTTATTAAATATTACGACAAAGTTCCTGCGGCAACAAGCTATCAGACTGATAAACCAGCAAAATTTGTTA
This DNA window, taken from Winogradskyella sp. PC-19, encodes the following:
- a CDS encoding NifU family protein, producing the protein MTPTEITIQPTANDAIIKFEADRFITQHNSYEFNNIDEASNSPLAQQLFYLPFVKKVYIASNFIAIERYNIVEWNDVQDEVAEQIKTYLNTDALVIKEEVSKPKSAVTVYAESTPNPSVLKFVCNKALVGQICEFSSIDDAKISPMATELFQFPFVKSVFMDKNYISITKYDVAEWEEITVQLREFIKSYVEDGKPVLSKPIAAQKEVEEKKSETQFEKLDDTSKNIVNILEEYVKPAVASDGGNIEFISYDDTSKKVEVLLQGACSGCPSSTFTLKNGIENMLKEMLNDQNISVSAING